The proteins below are encoded in one region of Sminthopsis crassicaudata isolate SCR6 chromosome 1, ASM4859323v1, whole genome shotgun sequence:
- the LOC141562184 gene encoding immunoglobulin superfamily member 1-like, whose product MLPKPNIGASPGSLILPGKTVTIWCQMFAQSPTQDYTFALLNAKSLEPLLLQIPAGPRAEFSLPSVGAEDSGSYSYIYYLKTPPHRASHLSPAVELTVLGQLPRPTLWAQPGLVVAPGTNITLWCSRPRLASRPEDTGSYRCIYRDRTVSGEESESSEPLELVVTGSLPKPSLSAHPGLVVEPGKHVTLQCRQPPQSALWRATFTLLKVGSPQPLQSQSPAGTSADFPLLSVRAQDAGNYTCVYSERMAPYQVSEPSDALEIWVTDTLPKPSLSAWPGLEVASGSNVTLLCRGPSWIPRFALYKEGVEGILHSMEAHEDGGRFILTHVTPEHSGNYCCSYQLGTNESLWKQPSDALELLVREVREVRDSLKQAEILVPMAEDPQEVTYTQLNIRTFNKRKTDTKKTPTEATF is encoded by the exons ATGCTTCCCAAACCCAACATTGGAGCCTCCCCTGGATCCTTGATATTGCCAGGAAAAACAGTGACCATCTGGTGCCAAATGTTTGCACAGTCCCCCACTCAGGACTACACTTTTGCCCTGCTGAATGCAAAGAGCCTGGAGCCCTTACTGCTACAGATCCCTGCAGGGCCCAGAGCTGAATTTTCACTTCCATCTGTGGGGGCCGAGGACAGTGGGAGCTATAGCTATATTTACTACCTGAAAACACCCCCACACAGAGCATCCCATCTTAGCCCAGCCGTGGAGCTGACTGTGCTTG GACAACTACCCAGACCCACCCTGTGGGCCCAGCCAGGCCTTGTGGTGGCCCCAGGGACCAACATCACTCTCTGGTGCTCAAGGCCCAGGCTGGCTTCTCG ACCTGAGGACACTGGGAGCTACAGATGTATTTACAGGGACAGGACAGTCTCTGGTGAAGAATCAGAATCCAGTGAGCCCCTGGAGTTGGTGGTGACAG GATCTCTGCCCAAGCCTTCTCTCTCAGCCCACCCAGGCCTGGTGGTGGAGCCTGGGAAGCACGTGACTCTCCAGTGCAGGCAGCCCCCTCAGTCAGCACTCTGGAGAGCGACATTCACTCTGCTGAAGGTGGGCAGCCCTCAGCCCTTGCAGAGCCAGAGCCCAGCTGGCACCTCAGCTGACTTCCCCCTCCTCTCTGTGAGGGCCCAGGATGCTGGCAACTACACCTGTGTCTACTCTGAAAGAATGGCTCCATACCAGGTGTCAGAGCCCAGTGATGCCCTAGAGATCTGGGTGACAG ATACACTCCCCAAGCCTTCTCTCTCAGCCTGGCCTGGTCTAGAGGTAGCCTCGGGGAGCAATGTGACCCTCCTTTGCCGGGGACCCTCATGGATTCCTCGGTTTGCTCTGTACaaggagggggttgagggaatcCTGCACAGCATGGAAGCCCATGAAGACGGGGGCAGATTCATCTTGACCCATGTGACCCCCGAGCACTCTGGCAATTACTGCTGCAGCTATCAGCTGGGCACCAATGAAAGTCTCTGGAAGCAGCCGAGTGATGCCCTGGAGCTTCTAGTAAGAGAAGTAAGAGAAGTAAGAG ACTCTCTGAAGCAGGCAGAGATTCTG GTTCCCATGGCCGAAGATCCACAGGAAGTGACCTACACTCAGCTGAATATAAGAACCTTCAATAAGAGGAAAACTGATACCAAGAAGACACCAACAGAAGCCACATTCTAA
- the LOC141562924 gene encoding immunoglobulin superfamily member 1-like, whose translation MADHRAIGAANTKAGQSLAEKCAHYGKGYLRLADPGQNARSTMDSTVTFLISMGLCLHWESTAEMDALFRPALWADPSPMVRKGADVTLRCQGRLGSDRFQLWKDGELREERNDSWSRADFVLRKVDDLRDARSYKCRSGQGPLWSELSDPLPLVVTGPFPKPTLWAKADLVMAPGTSSTLWCSRPRLSSLKEVTFTLWKAGPREPLQQKPSADLWTDFSLPSVTPRDTGSYSCTYKDRTTSGKESVPSDALELVVPGSLPKPSLSALPGQVVEPGKHVTLQCRQPPRSALWRATFTLLKVGSPQPLQSQSPAGTSADFPLLSVRAQDAGNYTCVYYRKMAPYQVSECSEVLEFRVTDELPKPSLSASPGQEVVSGTNVTLLCWGPSWIPRFVLYKEGVEEILHSMEVREDRARFSLTHVTPEHSGNYTCSYQLGTNESLWKQPSDALELLVRAVALAFLGVPAYLIILTDSERTTHIQKLPKTDQDNYS comes from the exons ATGGCTGACCATAGAGCAATCGGTGCAGCCAACACCAAGGCTGGCCAATCCTTGGCTGAAAAGTGTGCCCACTATG GGAAAGGCTAC TTGAGGCTGGCTGACCCAGGACAGAACGCAAGATCCACCATGGACTCCACAGTAACTTTCCTGATCTCCATGG GACTGTGCCTGCACTGGGAGTCTACGGCAGAGATGG ATGCCCTTTTCAGGCCGGCCCTTTGGGCTGACCCAAGTCCCATGGTCCGCAAGGGAGCAGATGTGACCCTCAGGTGCCAGGGCCGACTGGGGAGTGACAGATTCCAGCTCTGGAAGGATGGAGAGctcagagaggagagaaatgacTCGTGGTCCCGGGCGGACTTTGTGCTCAGGAAAGTAGATGACTTGAGAGATGCCAGAAGCTACAAATGCCGCTCTGGGCAGGGGCCCTTGTGGTCAGAGCTCAGTGACCCCCTGCCCCTTGTAGTGACAG GACCATTCCCCAAGCCTACTCTGTGGGCCAAAGCTGACCTTGTGATGGCCCCGGGCACCAGCAGCACTCTGTGGTGCTCAAGACCCAGGCTGTCTTCTCTTAAGGAAGTGACTTTCACTCTATGGAAAGCTGGGCCCCGAGAGCCCTTACAGCAGAAGCCCTCAGCAGATCTCTGGACTGACTTCTCCCTCCCCTCGGTAACACCCAGGGACACTGGGAGCTACAGCTGTACTTACAAGGACAGGACCACCTCTGGTAAAGAATCAGTGCCCAGTGATGCCCTGGAGCTGGTGGTGCCAG GATCTCTGCCCAAGCCTTCCCTCTCAGCCCTCCCAGGCCAGGTGGTGGAGCCTGGGAAGCACGTGACTCTCCAGTGCAGGCAGCCCCCTCGGTCAGCACTCTGGAGAGCGACATTCACTCTGCTGAAGGTGGGCAGCCCTCAGCCCCTGCAGAGCCAGAGCCCAGCTGGCACCTCAGCTGACTTCCCCCTCCTCTCTGTGAGGGCCCAGGATGCTGGCAACTACACTTGTGTCTACTATAGGAAGATGGCTCCATACCAGGTGTCTGAGTGCAGTGAGGTCCTGGAGTTCCGGGTGACAG atGAGCTTCCCAAGCCTTCGCTCTCAGCCTCACCTGGACAAGAGGTGGTCTCAGGAACCAATGTGACCCTCCTTTGCTGGGGGCCTTCATGGATTCCTAGGTTTGTTCTATACAAGGAGGGAGTTGAAGAAATCCTGCACAGCATGGAAGTCCGTGAAGACAGGGCCAGGTTCTCCTTGACTCATGTGACCCCCGAGCATTCTGGCAATTACACCTGCAGCTATCAGCTGGGCACCAATGAaagtctctggaagcagcctagTGATGCCCTGGAGCTTCTAGTGAGAG CTGTTGCTCTTGCTTTCCTTGGAGTACCTGCCTATCTCATCATCCTGACGGACTCAGAGAGGACAACCCAT ATTCAGAAGCTGCCGAAGACAGACCAGGACAACTATTCGTAA